The Scylla paramamosain isolate STU-SP2022 chromosome 42, ASM3559412v1, whole genome shotgun sequence genome has a segment encoding these proteins:
- the LOC135093234 gene encoding breast cancer anti-estrogen resistance protein 3 homolog isoform X3 produces MAAVVSLSFTIRQSVARWCHGAMQDRAGKGLVAPPLPPPRDHKLKSVDPNPRRSYVDDRHRNRPLPDPHEGCTEVVLRSGENSINRRDAKKREAALLSPSSVIKMSLELEKEAASQAAEAGELKRLLEWELSQDASELSSHAWYHGTIPRARAEEVVLRNGAFLIRDCISQPGDFVLTCHWSGQTLHFVIQKTVVQPNTVYERIQYQLEDDAYDSIPDLVRAYVGGKKPITVSSGARISTPVNRTLPLSFYASKYAVQTAHTFTHGTLSRPVTRGGDPAPGTTSLLRHQHSYSGPVAVGCTIVRSPAHSPPRMRRDTAPTLPFKTRSSSTSRPPEDPPEGGTGRPDEKSCSNDGVIGSRPSVEQAKFTSQSLPRKMAPKSFSVASEHVTPADLSTTQEEAKTSDTPAEEEHPPPPPKPSRVPSFKVKPRKPPQAAPLGERLYAEIDEGDEDENRDRPSADDLKTPTSSSEAENNVKNTEEGVGGSTLRHSRLSETYQPSGSDSGNGSGDSVQTSASDAQNRDSQASFGDSGSVQLEDDSMVDEPVLFSLPELISSSAFDLENFSTLLLNSIENKPLDTTALKGVKNTLMESGSRVLAAHLTQVDLELLNGNSENDFGLGVTSGIELITLPHGCQLRADLIERTECLKLLVAVTIMMEHDLNERAEIIYRWIQVAIDTKTAMGNLYSFTGIMLGLCLPEIQRLTNTWHTVRQKFTDSAYNFESKLRSTLKSMNECTNPQAPNTTIPHLLPFLLLCERDLNDIYAMHRHSSSILQWESTASDYGLQMLVSHLQEARIVNQDLNLYRRNAELILPDPNTLDELTLDMFRTEFHLKFLWGSKGAVAGSEERHAKFQQVVGTLSERCEPTPSVA; encoded by the exons CAGCATCAACAGGAGGGATGCCAAGAAGCGCGAGGCTGCCCTGCTGAGTCCCTCCTCCGTCATCAAGATG TCGTTGGAGCTTGAGAAGGAGGCGGCCAGCCAGGCGGCCGAGGCGGGGGAGCTGAAGAGGCTGCTGGAATGGGAGCTGAGTCAGGACGCGAGTGAGCTGAGCAGCCACGCCTGGTACCACGGCACCATACCCCGCGCCCGCGCCGAGGAGGTGGTGCTCAGGAACGGCGCCTTCCTCATCAG GGACTGCATCTCCCAACCCGGTGACTTCGTCCTCACGTGCCATTGGTCAGGCCAGACGCTGCACTTCGTCATCCAGAAG ACGGTGGTGCAGCCCAACACTGTGTACGAGAGGATTCAGTACCAGCTGGAGGACGACGCCTACGACTCCATTCCGGACTTGGTGAGGGCTTACGTGGGCGGCAAGAAGCCTATCACCGTGTCCTCCGGCGCCCGTATCTCCACGCCCGTCAACCGCACGCTGCCGCTCAGCTTTTACGCGTCCAAGTATGCGGTGCAGACAGCGCACACCTTCACCCACGGCACCCTCAGCCGCCCCGTCACGCGAGGCGGAGACCCCGCCCCTGG caccaccagcctgcTGAGGCATCAGCACTCCTACAGCGGGCCAGTGGCGGTTGGTTGCACCATTGTGAGAAGTCCAGCCCACTCACCTCCCAGAATGAGGCGAGACACCGCACCCACTCTGCCCTTCAAGACCCGCAGCAGTAGCACCTCCAGGCCCCCAGAGGACCCACCTGAGGGAGGAACAG GAAGACCAGACGAGAAAAGCTGCAGTAATGATGGGGTGATTGGGAGCCGACCTTCTGTGGAACAGGCCAAGTTCACCTCTCAGTCACTGCCTCGCAAAATGGCTCCTAAGTCCTTCTCAGTGGCCTCTGAACACGTCACACCGGCAGACTTGAGCACAACACAGGAGGAGGCCAAGACATCTGACACACCAGCTGAGGAAGAGcatcctcccccaccaccaaaACCTTCTCGTGTCCCATCCTTCAAGGTCAAGCCAAGGAAGCCTCCCCAAGCAGCCCCTCTTGGCGAGCGCCTCTATGCAGAGATAGACGAAGGTGATGAGGATGAGAACAGAGATAGGCCATCTGCTGACGATCTCAAGACCCCTACCAGTAGCAGTGAGGCGGAGAACAACGTGAAGAACACTGAAGAAGGGGTGGGAGGTTCCACACTGCGTCATTCCAGACTCTCTGAGACCTACCAACCCTCGGGCTCTGACTCTGGCAATGGTTCAGGGGACTCTGTGCAGACTTCAGCCAGCGATGCTCAAAA CCGAGACAGCCAGGCCTCTTTTGGGGACAGTGGCAGTGTGCAGCTGGAGGATGACTCCATGGTGGATGAGCCTGTGCTGTTCAGCTTGCCAGAACTAATCTCCTCCTCAGCCTTTGACCTTGAGAATTTCAGCACGCTCCTTCTGAATTCTATAGAGAACAAGCCCTTGGACACCACAGCCCTCAAGGGAGTAAAGAACACACTGATGGAGAGTGGCTCAAG AGTTCTGGCTGCCCACCTCACTCAGGTGGACCTGGAGCTGCTTAATGGCAACAGTGAGAATGACTTTGGCCTCGGGGTGACATCTGGCATTGAACTCATCACTCTGCCCCACGGCTGTCAACTCAGAGCTGACCTTATTGAGAG gACGGAATGCTTGAAGCTCCTGGTGGCTGTCACAATAATGATGGAGCACGATCTGAATGAGCGTGCTGAAATAATCTATCGCTGGATCCAGGTGGCCATAGACACCAAGACAGCAATGGGGAACCTGTACAGCTTCACAGGCATCATGCTGGGGCTGTGTCTCCCTGAA ATTCAGCGCCTCACCAACACCTGGCACACCGTGAGGCAAAAATTCACCGACTCAGCTTACAATTTCGAGTCCAAGCTGAGATCCACCCTGAAGTCAATGAATGAGTGCACCAACCCTCAGGCACCCAACACCACCATACCCCACCTGCTGCCCTTCCTGCTGCTCTGTGAGAGGGACCTCAACGACATCTACGCAATGCACAGACAC AGCTCCTCAATCCTGCAGTGGGAGAGCACTGCCTCAGACTATGGCCTGCAGATGCTCGTCTCCCACCTCCAGGAAGCCAGAATCGTCAACCAAGACCTCAACCTCTACCGCCGGAATGCTGAACTCATCCTGCCAGACCCCAACACTCTCGACGAACTCACCTTGGACATGTTCCGCACCGAGTTCCACCTCAAGTTCCTGTGGGGAAGCAAGGGTGCAGTGGCAGGCTCTGAGGAACGCCACGCCAAGTTCCAGCAGGTGGTTGGGACCCTGTCAGAGCGCTGCGAGCCAACTCCCAGTGTGGCCTGA
- the LOC135093234 gene encoding breast cancer anti-estrogen resistance protein 3 homolog isoform X4: MAAVVSLSFTIRQSVARWCHGAMQDRAGKGLVAPPLPPPRDHKLKSVDPNPRRSYVDDRHRNRPLPDPHEGCTEVVLRSGENINRRDAKKREAALLSPSSVIKMSLELEKEAASQAAEAGELKRLLEWELSQDASELSSHAWYHGTIPRARAEEVVLRNGAFLIRDCISQPGDFVLTCHWSGQTLHFVIQKTVVQPNTVYERIQYQLEDDAYDSIPDLVRAYVGGKKPITVSSGARISTPVNRTLPLSFYASKYAVQTAHTFTHGTLSRPVTRGGDPAPGTTSLLRHQHSYSGPVAVGCTIVRSPAHSPPRMRRDTAPTLPFKTRSSSTSRPPEDPPEGGTGRPDEKSCSNDGVIGSRPSVEQAKFTSQSLPRKMAPKSFSVASEHVTPADLSTTQEEAKTSDTPAEEEHPPPPPKPSRVPSFKVKPRKPPQAAPLGERLYAEIDEGDEDENRDRPSADDLKTPTSSSEAENNVKNTEEGVGGSTLRHSRLSETYQPSGSDSGNGSGDSVQTSASDAQNRDSQASFGDSGSVQLEDDSMVDEPVLFSLPELISSSAFDLENFSTLLLNSIENKPLDTTALKGVKNTLMESGSRVLAAHLTQVDLELLNGNSENDFGLGVTSGIELITLPHGCQLRADLIERTECLKLLVAVTIMMEHDLNERAEIIYRWIQVAIDTKTAMGNLYSFTGIMLGLCLPEIQRLTNTWHTVRQKFTDSAYNFESKLRSTLKSMNECTNPQAPNTTIPHLLPFLLLCERDLNDIYAMHRHSSSILQWESTASDYGLQMLVSHLQEARIVNQDLNLYRRNAELILPDPNTLDELTLDMFRTEFHLKFLWGSKGAVAGSEERHAKFQQVVGTLSERCEPTPSVA, translated from the exons CATCAACAGGAGGGATGCCAAGAAGCGCGAGGCTGCCCTGCTGAGTCCCTCCTCCGTCATCAAGATG TCGTTGGAGCTTGAGAAGGAGGCGGCCAGCCAGGCGGCCGAGGCGGGGGAGCTGAAGAGGCTGCTGGAATGGGAGCTGAGTCAGGACGCGAGTGAGCTGAGCAGCCACGCCTGGTACCACGGCACCATACCCCGCGCCCGCGCCGAGGAGGTGGTGCTCAGGAACGGCGCCTTCCTCATCAG GGACTGCATCTCCCAACCCGGTGACTTCGTCCTCACGTGCCATTGGTCAGGCCAGACGCTGCACTTCGTCATCCAGAAG ACGGTGGTGCAGCCCAACACTGTGTACGAGAGGATTCAGTACCAGCTGGAGGACGACGCCTACGACTCCATTCCGGACTTGGTGAGGGCTTACGTGGGCGGCAAGAAGCCTATCACCGTGTCCTCCGGCGCCCGTATCTCCACGCCCGTCAACCGCACGCTGCCGCTCAGCTTTTACGCGTCCAAGTATGCGGTGCAGACAGCGCACACCTTCACCCACGGCACCCTCAGCCGCCCCGTCACGCGAGGCGGAGACCCCGCCCCTGG caccaccagcctgcTGAGGCATCAGCACTCCTACAGCGGGCCAGTGGCGGTTGGTTGCACCATTGTGAGAAGTCCAGCCCACTCACCTCCCAGAATGAGGCGAGACACCGCACCCACTCTGCCCTTCAAGACCCGCAGCAGTAGCACCTCCAGGCCCCCAGAGGACCCACCTGAGGGAGGAACAG GAAGACCAGACGAGAAAAGCTGCAGTAATGATGGGGTGATTGGGAGCCGACCTTCTGTGGAACAGGCCAAGTTCACCTCTCAGTCACTGCCTCGCAAAATGGCTCCTAAGTCCTTCTCAGTGGCCTCTGAACACGTCACACCGGCAGACTTGAGCACAACACAGGAGGAGGCCAAGACATCTGACACACCAGCTGAGGAAGAGcatcctcccccaccaccaaaACCTTCTCGTGTCCCATCCTTCAAGGTCAAGCCAAGGAAGCCTCCCCAAGCAGCCCCTCTTGGCGAGCGCCTCTATGCAGAGATAGACGAAGGTGATGAGGATGAGAACAGAGATAGGCCATCTGCTGACGATCTCAAGACCCCTACCAGTAGCAGTGAGGCGGAGAACAACGTGAAGAACACTGAAGAAGGGGTGGGAGGTTCCACACTGCGTCATTCCAGACTCTCTGAGACCTACCAACCCTCGGGCTCTGACTCTGGCAATGGTTCAGGGGACTCTGTGCAGACTTCAGCCAGCGATGCTCAAAA CCGAGACAGCCAGGCCTCTTTTGGGGACAGTGGCAGTGTGCAGCTGGAGGATGACTCCATGGTGGATGAGCCTGTGCTGTTCAGCTTGCCAGAACTAATCTCCTCCTCAGCCTTTGACCTTGAGAATTTCAGCACGCTCCTTCTGAATTCTATAGAGAACAAGCCCTTGGACACCACAGCCCTCAAGGGAGTAAAGAACACACTGATGGAGAGTGGCTCAAG AGTTCTGGCTGCCCACCTCACTCAGGTGGACCTGGAGCTGCTTAATGGCAACAGTGAGAATGACTTTGGCCTCGGGGTGACATCTGGCATTGAACTCATCACTCTGCCCCACGGCTGTCAACTCAGAGCTGACCTTATTGAGAG gACGGAATGCTTGAAGCTCCTGGTGGCTGTCACAATAATGATGGAGCACGATCTGAATGAGCGTGCTGAAATAATCTATCGCTGGATCCAGGTGGCCATAGACACCAAGACAGCAATGGGGAACCTGTACAGCTTCACAGGCATCATGCTGGGGCTGTGTCTCCCTGAA ATTCAGCGCCTCACCAACACCTGGCACACCGTGAGGCAAAAATTCACCGACTCAGCTTACAATTTCGAGTCCAAGCTGAGATCCACCCTGAAGTCAATGAATGAGTGCACCAACCCTCAGGCACCCAACACCACCATACCCCACCTGCTGCCCTTCCTGCTGCTCTGTGAGAGGGACCTCAACGACATCTACGCAATGCACAGACAC AGCTCCTCAATCCTGCAGTGGGAGAGCACTGCCTCAGACTATGGCCTGCAGATGCTCGTCTCCCACCTCCAGGAAGCCAGAATCGTCAACCAAGACCTCAACCTCTACCGCCGGAATGCTGAACTCATCCTGCCAGACCCCAACACTCTCGACGAACTCACCTTGGACATGTTCCGCACCGAGTTCCACCTCAAGTTCCTGTGGGGAAGCAAGGGTGCAGTGGCAGGCTCTGAGGAACGCCACGCCAAGTTCCAGCAGGTGGTTGGGACCCTGTCAGAGCGCTGCGAGCCAACTCCCAGTGTGGCCTGA
- the LOC135093234 gene encoding breast cancer anti-estrogen resistance protein 3 homolog isoform X2 produces MTVWLCIAPNTHVPPSDHKLKSVDPNPRRSYVDDRHRNRPLPDPHEGCTEVVLRSGENINRRDAKKREAALLSPSSVIKMSLELEKEAASQAAEAGELKRLLEWELSQDASELSSHAWYHGTIPRARAEEVVLRNGAFLIRDCISQPGDFVLTCHWSGQTLHFVIQKTVVQPNTVYERIQYQLEDDAYDSIPDLVRAYVGGKKPITVSSGARISTPVNRTLPLSFYASKYAVQTAHTFTHGTLSRPVTRGGDPAPGTTSLLRHQHSYSGPVAVGCTIVRSPAHSPPRMRRDTAPTLPFKTRSSSTSRPPEDPPEGGTGRPDEKSCSNDGVIGSRPSVEQAKFTSQSLPRKMAPKSFSVASEHVTPADLSTTQEEAKTSDTPAEEEHPPPPPKPSRVPSFKVKPRKPPQAAPLGERLYAEIDEGDEDENRDRPSADDLKTPTSSSEAENNVKNTEEGVGGSTLRHSRLSETYQPSGSDSGNGSGDSVQTSASDAQNRDSQASFGDSGSVQLEDDSMVDEPVLFSLPELISSSAFDLENFSTLLLNSIENKPLDTTALKGVKNTLMESGSRVLAAHLTQVDLELLNGNSENDFGLGVTSGIELITLPHGCQLRADLIERTECLKLLVAVTIMMEHDLNERAEIIYRWIQVAIDTKTAMGNLYSFTGIMLGLCLPEIQRLTNTWHTVRQKFTDSAYNFESKLRSTLKSMNECTNPQAPNTTIPHLLPFLLLCERDLNDIYAMHRHSSSILQWESTASDYGLQMLVSHLQEARIVNQDLNLYRRNAELILPDPNTLDELTLDMFRTEFHLKFLWGSKGAVAGSEERHAKFQQVVGTLSERCEPTPSVA; encoded by the exons CATCAACAGGAGGGATGCCAAGAAGCGCGAGGCTGCCCTGCTGAGTCCCTCCTCCGTCATCAAGATG TCGTTGGAGCTTGAGAAGGAGGCGGCCAGCCAGGCGGCCGAGGCGGGGGAGCTGAAGAGGCTGCTGGAATGGGAGCTGAGTCAGGACGCGAGTGAGCTGAGCAGCCACGCCTGGTACCACGGCACCATACCCCGCGCCCGCGCCGAGGAGGTGGTGCTCAGGAACGGCGCCTTCCTCATCAG GGACTGCATCTCCCAACCCGGTGACTTCGTCCTCACGTGCCATTGGTCAGGCCAGACGCTGCACTTCGTCATCCAGAAG ACGGTGGTGCAGCCCAACACTGTGTACGAGAGGATTCAGTACCAGCTGGAGGACGACGCCTACGACTCCATTCCGGACTTGGTGAGGGCTTACGTGGGCGGCAAGAAGCCTATCACCGTGTCCTCCGGCGCCCGTATCTCCACGCCCGTCAACCGCACGCTGCCGCTCAGCTTTTACGCGTCCAAGTATGCGGTGCAGACAGCGCACACCTTCACCCACGGCACCCTCAGCCGCCCCGTCACGCGAGGCGGAGACCCCGCCCCTGG caccaccagcctgcTGAGGCATCAGCACTCCTACAGCGGGCCAGTGGCGGTTGGTTGCACCATTGTGAGAAGTCCAGCCCACTCACCTCCCAGAATGAGGCGAGACACCGCACCCACTCTGCCCTTCAAGACCCGCAGCAGTAGCACCTCCAGGCCCCCAGAGGACCCACCTGAGGGAGGAACAG GAAGACCAGACGAGAAAAGCTGCAGTAATGATGGGGTGATTGGGAGCCGACCTTCTGTGGAACAGGCCAAGTTCACCTCTCAGTCACTGCCTCGCAAAATGGCTCCTAAGTCCTTCTCAGTGGCCTCTGAACACGTCACACCGGCAGACTTGAGCACAACACAGGAGGAGGCCAAGACATCTGACACACCAGCTGAGGAAGAGcatcctcccccaccaccaaaACCTTCTCGTGTCCCATCCTTCAAGGTCAAGCCAAGGAAGCCTCCCCAAGCAGCCCCTCTTGGCGAGCGCCTCTATGCAGAGATAGACGAAGGTGATGAGGATGAGAACAGAGATAGGCCATCTGCTGACGATCTCAAGACCCCTACCAGTAGCAGTGAGGCGGAGAACAACGTGAAGAACACTGAAGAAGGGGTGGGAGGTTCCACACTGCGTCATTCCAGACTCTCTGAGACCTACCAACCCTCGGGCTCTGACTCTGGCAATGGTTCAGGGGACTCTGTGCAGACTTCAGCCAGCGATGCTCAAAA CCGAGACAGCCAGGCCTCTTTTGGGGACAGTGGCAGTGTGCAGCTGGAGGATGACTCCATGGTGGATGAGCCTGTGCTGTTCAGCTTGCCAGAACTAATCTCCTCCTCAGCCTTTGACCTTGAGAATTTCAGCACGCTCCTTCTGAATTCTATAGAGAACAAGCCCTTGGACACCACAGCCCTCAAGGGAGTAAAGAACACACTGATGGAGAGTGGCTCAAG AGTTCTGGCTGCCCACCTCACTCAGGTGGACCTGGAGCTGCTTAATGGCAACAGTGAGAATGACTTTGGCCTCGGGGTGACATCTGGCATTGAACTCATCACTCTGCCCCACGGCTGTCAACTCAGAGCTGACCTTATTGAGAG gACGGAATGCTTGAAGCTCCTGGTGGCTGTCACAATAATGATGGAGCACGATCTGAATGAGCGTGCTGAAATAATCTATCGCTGGATCCAGGTGGCCATAGACACCAAGACAGCAATGGGGAACCTGTACAGCTTCACAGGCATCATGCTGGGGCTGTGTCTCCCTGAA ATTCAGCGCCTCACCAACACCTGGCACACCGTGAGGCAAAAATTCACCGACTCAGCTTACAATTTCGAGTCCAAGCTGAGATCCACCCTGAAGTCAATGAATGAGTGCACCAACCCTCAGGCACCCAACACCACCATACCCCACCTGCTGCCCTTCCTGCTGCTCTGTGAGAGGGACCTCAACGACATCTACGCAATGCACAGACAC AGCTCCTCAATCCTGCAGTGGGAGAGCACTGCCTCAGACTATGGCCTGCAGATGCTCGTCTCCCACCTCCAGGAAGCCAGAATCGTCAACCAAGACCTCAACCTCTACCGCCGGAATGCTGAACTCATCCTGCCAGACCCCAACACTCTCGACGAACTCACCTTGGACATGTTCCGCACCGAGTTCCACCTCAAGTTCCTGTGGGGAAGCAAGGGTGCAGTGGCAGGCTCTGAGGAACGCCACGCCAAGTTCCAGCAGGTGGTTGGGACCCTGTCAGAGCGCTGCGAGCCAACTCCCAGTGTGGCCTGA
- the LOC135093234 gene encoding breast cancer anti-estrogen resistance protein 3 homolog isoform X9 → MGNKFSASGRDPGRSREEKDHKLKSVDPNPRRSYVDDRHRNRPLPDPHEGCTEVVLRSGENSINRRDAKKREAALLSPSSVIKMSLELEKEAASQAAEAGELKRLLEWELSQDASELSSHAWYHGTIPRARAEEVVLRNGAFLIRDCISQPGDFVLTCHWSGQTLHFVIQKTVVQPNTVYERIQYQLEDDAYDSIPDLVRAYVGGKKPITVSSGARISTPVNRTLPLSFYASKYAVQTAHTFTHGTLSRPVTRGGDPAPGTTSLLRHQHSYSGPVAVGCTIVRSPAHSPPRMRRDTAPTLPFKTRSSSTSRPPEDPPEGGTGRPDEKSCSNDGVIGSRPSVEQAKFTSQSLPRKMAPKSFSVASEHVTPADLSTTQEEAKTSDTPAEEEHPPPPPKPSRVPSFKVKPRKPPQAAPLGERLYAEIDEGDEDENRDRPSADDLKTPTSSSEAENNVKNTEEGVGGSTLRHSRLSETYQPSGSDSGNGSGDSVQTSASDAQNRDSQASFGDSGSVQLEDDSMVDEPVLFSLPELISSSAFDLENFSTLLLNSIENKPLDTTALKGVKNTLMESGSRVLAAHLTQVDLELLNGNSENDFGLGVTSGIELITLPHGCQLRADLIERTECLKLLVAVTIMMEHDLNERAEIIYRWIQVAIDTKTAMGNLYSFTGIMLGLCLPEIQRLTNTWHTVRQKFTDSAYNFESKLRSTLKSMNECTNPQAPNTTIPHLLPFLLLCERDLNDIYAMHRHSSSILQWESTASDYGLQMLVSHLQEARIVNQDLNLYRRNAELILPDPNTLDELTLDMFRTEFHLKFLWGSKGAVAGSEERHAKFQQVVGTLSERCEPTPSVA, encoded by the exons CAGCATCAACAGGAGGGATGCCAAGAAGCGCGAGGCTGCCCTGCTGAGTCCCTCCTCCGTCATCAAGATG TCGTTGGAGCTTGAGAAGGAGGCGGCCAGCCAGGCGGCCGAGGCGGGGGAGCTGAAGAGGCTGCTGGAATGGGAGCTGAGTCAGGACGCGAGTGAGCTGAGCAGCCACGCCTGGTACCACGGCACCATACCCCGCGCCCGCGCCGAGGAGGTGGTGCTCAGGAACGGCGCCTTCCTCATCAG GGACTGCATCTCCCAACCCGGTGACTTCGTCCTCACGTGCCATTGGTCAGGCCAGACGCTGCACTTCGTCATCCAGAAG ACGGTGGTGCAGCCCAACACTGTGTACGAGAGGATTCAGTACCAGCTGGAGGACGACGCCTACGACTCCATTCCGGACTTGGTGAGGGCTTACGTGGGCGGCAAGAAGCCTATCACCGTGTCCTCCGGCGCCCGTATCTCCACGCCCGTCAACCGCACGCTGCCGCTCAGCTTTTACGCGTCCAAGTATGCGGTGCAGACAGCGCACACCTTCACCCACGGCACCCTCAGCCGCCCCGTCACGCGAGGCGGAGACCCCGCCCCTGG caccaccagcctgcTGAGGCATCAGCACTCCTACAGCGGGCCAGTGGCGGTTGGTTGCACCATTGTGAGAAGTCCAGCCCACTCACCTCCCAGAATGAGGCGAGACACCGCACCCACTCTGCCCTTCAAGACCCGCAGCAGTAGCACCTCCAGGCCCCCAGAGGACCCACCTGAGGGAGGAACAG GAAGACCAGACGAGAAAAGCTGCAGTAATGATGGGGTGATTGGGAGCCGACCTTCTGTGGAACAGGCCAAGTTCACCTCTCAGTCACTGCCTCGCAAAATGGCTCCTAAGTCCTTCTCAGTGGCCTCTGAACACGTCACACCGGCAGACTTGAGCACAACACAGGAGGAGGCCAAGACATCTGACACACCAGCTGAGGAAGAGcatcctcccccaccaccaaaACCTTCTCGTGTCCCATCCTTCAAGGTCAAGCCAAGGAAGCCTCCCCAAGCAGCCCCTCTTGGCGAGCGCCTCTATGCAGAGATAGACGAAGGTGATGAGGATGAGAACAGAGATAGGCCATCTGCTGACGATCTCAAGACCCCTACCAGTAGCAGTGAGGCGGAGAACAACGTGAAGAACACTGAAGAAGGGGTGGGAGGTTCCACACTGCGTCATTCCAGACTCTCTGAGACCTACCAACCCTCGGGCTCTGACTCTGGCAATGGTTCAGGGGACTCTGTGCAGACTTCAGCCAGCGATGCTCAAAA CCGAGACAGCCAGGCCTCTTTTGGGGACAGTGGCAGTGTGCAGCTGGAGGATGACTCCATGGTGGATGAGCCTGTGCTGTTCAGCTTGCCAGAACTAATCTCCTCCTCAGCCTTTGACCTTGAGAATTTCAGCACGCTCCTTCTGAATTCTATAGAGAACAAGCCCTTGGACACCACAGCCCTCAAGGGAGTAAAGAACACACTGATGGAGAGTGGCTCAAG AGTTCTGGCTGCCCACCTCACTCAGGTGGACCTGGAGCTGCTTAATGGCAACAGTGAGAATGACTTTGGCCTCGGGGTGACATCTGGCATTGAACTCATCACTCTGCCCCACGGCTGTCAACTCAGAGCTGACCTTATTGAGAG gACGGAATGCTTGAAGCTCCTGGTGGCTGTCACAATAATGATGGAGCACGATCTGAATGAGCGTGCTGAAATAATCTATCGCTGGATCCAGGTGGCCATAGACACCAAGACAGCAATGGGGAACCTGTACAGCTTCACAGGCATCATGCTGGGGCTGTGTCTCCCTGAA ATTCAGCGCCTCACCAACACCTGGCACACCGTGAGGCAAAAATTCACCGACTCAGCTTACAATTTCGAGTCCAAGCTGAGATCCACCCTGAAGTCAATGAATGAGTGCACCAACCCTCAGGCACCCAACACCACCATACCCCACCTGCTGCCCTTCCTGCTGCTCTGTGAGAGGGACCTCAACGACATCTACGCAATGCACAGACAC AGCTCCTCAATCCTGCAGTGGGAGAGCACTGCCTCAGACTATGGCCTGCAGATGCTCGTCTCCCACCTCCAGGAAGCCAGAATCGTCAACCAAGACCTCAACCTCTACCGCCGGAATGCTGAACTCATCCTGCCAGACCCCAACACTCTCGACGAACTCACCTTGGACATGTTCCGCACCGAGTTCCACCTCAAGTTCCTGTGGGGAAGCAAGGGTGCAGTGGCAGGCTCTGAGGAACGCCACGCCAAGTTCCAGCAGGTGGTTGGGACCCTGTCAGAGCGCTGCGAGCCAACTCCCAGTGTGGCCTGA